In Boudabousia tangfeifanii, the DNA window AGCCAGAGCCGAAACCGACCCCGGTCAAGCCTGAACCTAAGCCGCAGCCAAAGCCAGAGCCGAAGCCGACCCCGGTTAAGCCTGAACCTAAGCCGCAGCCAAAGCCAGAGCCGAAGCCGACCCCGGTTAAGCCTGAGCCAAAGCCTGTGCCTAAGCCAGAGCCGAAGCCGACCCCGGTGAAGCCTGTGCCGGTGAAGCCGGTTCCTAAGCCGGCGCCTAAGCCTGTGCCTGAGGTTTTGGATCCGTTCTTGGTTCGTGCCTCTGTTCCTGTTTTCTCGGTTGCGAAGGATGTGCCTTCTGGTGCGTTGTTTGCTGGTGAGATTAAGTGGATGTATGAGGCTGGTATTACTACTGGTTTTAATTCGGATCAGACTTTCCGTCCTGCGGTTGGGATTGATCGTGAGGCGATGGCGGCGTTCTTGTATCGTTTGGCTGGTCGTCCTGATGTGAAGGGTTATCGTCCGGTCTTTAAGGATGTGGATCAGAAGCGGACTTTGTTCTGGCGTGAGATTCAGTGGATGCATGAGGCTGGTATTACTACTGGTTGGGCTGATGGTACTTATCGTCCGTATCAGCCGGTTAATCGTGATGCGATGGCGGCGTTTATGTATCGTTTCTGTGCGAAGTTTGAAGATAAGTGTTCGAAGCATGTTAACCCTAATAAGTTGGTGGTTAATGAGCCGGTTCCGTTTAGGGATGTGAATGCTAAGACTTTGCATCATAAGGCGATTGCGTGGATGCGTCGTGCGAATATTTCGACTGGTTGGGCTGATGGTACTTATCGTCCGGTTCAGCCGATTGAGCGTCGTGCGATGGCCGCTTTCATCTTCCGTATGGTCCACAACGGTACGGTGAAGTAAAGCGTCTTAGCTAGCTTCAAATAGCATTGTTGCCCCCACCTGGAAACACCAGATGGGGGCAACAAACAATTCACCAACAATGCTCTTGCACTAAATCGTTACGCATACACAGCATCGCTACGTTGCGCCAGCTTCCGCGCTAATAGCTCTAATAGTGAAGGCGTCTTCCCAGCCCCTACCCCGTTGCCCCAGAAATATTAGTCAGGTACGCCCTCTGAGCCTTCCAAGTAAACCGTTGTGTTTAACTAAAGCGCTCAGAGATAAATCGATGGCCGAACTTTCAAACAGCAACTACCTAAAATTTTCAGTTAATCAATACTTCAGCTTGATTACCCATTTCCAGCAAAACTGCCATGCTGAACGCCAAAAGCTTTCATTCCTCTCGAGTTTGGCGCAGCTGTTTTAACCAACCCTCTTTTAACGCTTCAAACTGTCGTGGGTCGGTTAAGTGAATCGCCACGGGAAAATTAGGGTCATCGATGGCCTGACGATAAAAGCGACGTTTACGACGAACGGTCCGAAACCACCACAAGAGGATTGAATCGGTAGAAAACAACTGTCTTAAAGTTTCTACGTTTCCGTTACAGATTTCTTCCTGATCCCAAAGCCGCTGTAGGCTTCTTTTAAGCAGGCGTCCAAATGTTACCAACGGAGAATAATCTAAGATAATGACTAGATCCGTTCGCGGGATTACTTTATGACTCAGCACCTGGGAGTATCCAGCCATTACCCATTCAGATTGACTCAGCAACTGATCTGCTAAGTGTTCCTGTTGTGCGATCTCCCGTACGGTCCATTTTGCTTCACTAGCTGGTGCCCAACGAATGTCAACGTCAAAATCAATATACGGACAGTTAAGAATCTGCGCTAGCTCTGCAGCTCCGGTACTTTTTCCAGCCCCCGTTACCCCGATTAACAAAATACGTTTAGATGCCAGAATCTGTTCCACATTTTTGGGCCGCAAGATTATCTCTTCTCCTAGATGCCTCGATCAAAGAACTACCAACAAGCTAAAACCAAGTAGTAATAACGATTGACCCCAACAAGATCACGGCAAACACTAACGCCAAGGTAAGTAAGTTTGCCCTATTTGGTTTATAGCGGTTCACAATCCAAACCCACAGGTATGCAAAAAATAAAAGAAATGCACCAGAAATGACGTAAGCATACCAAGGTGCAGCCTGCAGATACATAGTTACGGCTTGAGTCACCCAAAGAATAAACCCCAACAAAGTCGCATGTCCATAAGTGAACTTTTCAGCCAAATCATTCCGCTCCGGCATGCTTTCTCCTTTGCCAGCGAACCAAATTCAACACTCTAATCTTACAACTTGTCAGAAAAAATAACGTTGATCAGGCTATCAAGCTGGGTCCACTAAAAGTTAATCCGCTCAGCTTTGACCGTAATCAATGCTGGGCGGCGTTAATGCTGATACTTTCTAGACAATTTGGATACAATATGAAGCCCTGACGAAACCGCTTTCGTGCGGGCTTTTTCCCTTGATATCGAGGGAAAGCGCCACTCGCATATAGCGAGGCGAGCCTGCCGGTACAGCTGCTTTAAACCAACCGTATATCACCTGTCATGCCGATACGAAATAAACAACCCATTTGAACAGGTTGGCCACTGCCTGCGTTTCGGGGTTTGCCGATCCGTGCTACATCTCTTTCACTCTTTGAAGCGCTTGTAGTAAATAAAATTTTAGATATCGTTGCATGTGGAGAGAGTGAGGCTTGTCCCAATGTCGCTTTTTTCTGCCTCATTGAATTCTATCGCTTGAGATTGTAGACCCATCAGCGCTAGCAGCAATAAAATGTGTTTGTCCTTCTGTCCAGATATCGAAAATCCGATCTACCGCGGAGATTCCCCACCACGTGAACTTAAAATCGGGTAGGCAAGTGTCTGATTTTTAGTAAGTCGTGCATGTGGACCATTTTTAACTTCAATTCCACAAATGCCACCTCGTTCTTTAAAGGTCTGTAAATACTTGTCTGACAATTTCTATTTAATATAAAATTCTTTATAGCTTATTGCCTGAAACAGATTTATCTCTTTAGGCTGCCAAGGAAACCAGACCAAAATATCACTATTATTTTTATCAAGGCCCACTACCTGAGAGATGATTTCTCTCGAGTCATATTGATGCAACCCTACGATATCTTCTATGAGATATCCAAGAGACTTCTCCGATATTACAGAAATGCTTTCATTTGTTTCAGAGTTAAATAACTCAATCTTCCACTTTTCGGGTGGTGGCAATCGA includes these proteins:
- a CDS encoding adenylate kinase, with translation MRPKNVEQILASKRILLIGVTGAGKSTGAAELAQILNCPYIDFDVDIRWAPASEAKWTVREIAQQEHLADQLLSQSEWVMAGYSQVLSHKVIPRTDLVIILDYSPLVTFGRLLKRSLQRLWDQEEICNGNVETLRQLFSTDSILLWWFRTVRRKRRFYRQAIDDPNFPVAIHLTDPRQFEALKEGWLKQLRQTREE